A genomic segment from Brevundimonas mediterranea encodes:
- the ubiT gene encoding ubiquinone anaerobic biosynthesis accessory factor UbiT — MSPRLNRIVESAAAEAALMALRAIPEAVLGTAIRRLRQRRPDVFERLGTAASATVVLAPTDLPVLFRLTPDAERPVRVARRDDDRPSAARISGPLVLLLGVLDGGLDADAAFFSREIRVSGDTETVVSLHNTLEAAALSPSDLLGAPAWLRGVADAAARGALSWGQARRTS; from the coding sequence ATGAGCCCGCGCCTGAACCGGATTGTCGAAAGCGCGGCGGCGGAAGCGGCTCTGATGGCCCTGCGCGCGATCCCCGAGGCGGTGCTCGGAACGGCCATTCGCCGTCTTCGGCAGCGACGACCGGATGTGTTCGAACGCCTCGGGACGGCCGCGTCCGCGACCGTCGTCCTGGCGCCCACGGACCTGCCGGTCCTGTTTCGACTGACCCCGGACGCCGAGCGTCCTGTTCGCGTGGCGCGCCGGGACGATGATCGCCCCAGCGCGGCCCGGATCAGCGGGCCGCTCGTGCTGTTGCTGGGGGTTCTGGACGGCGGGCTTGACGCCGATGCGGCCTTCTTCTCGCGCGAGATCCGCGTTTCGGGCGACACCGAGACCGTGGTCTCTCTGCACAACACCCTGGAGGCGGCGGCGCTGTCGCCGTCGGATCTGCTCGGCGCGCCCGCCTGGCTGCGCGGCGTCGCCGATGCGGCGGCGCGCGGGGCGCTCTCTTGGGGTCAGGCGCGAAGGACATCATGA
- a CDS encoding 6-pyruvoyl trahydropterin synthase family protein, which yields MPFYSTKTYGPERGLSCAYRQWDAGTDCQLLHGYALGFRFVFAAEQLDRRGWVVDFGDGGFGKIRRWLHKMFDHTLLVAVDDPARDVFESLAAAGLADLRTVPSTSCERLAQHVHDAAQEILHDATQGRCWLSSVECFEHSANSALFEAPDAVQRQTVADVLQAVLREMK from the coding sequence ATGCCCTTTTATTCCACCAAGACCTATGGCCCCGAGCGCGGCCTGTCGTGCGCCTATCGTCAATGGGACGCCGGAACCGATTGCCAACTGCTGCACGGCTATGCGCTGGGGTTTCGGTTCGTCTTTGCCGCCGAGCAACTCGATCGGCGCGGCTGGGTCGTCGATTTCGGCGACGGCGGTTTCGGCAAGATCCGGCGGTGGCTGCACAAGATGTTCGATCACACCCTTCTGGTGGCGGTCGACGACCCGGCCCGCGACGTATTCGAATCGCTCGCTGCGGCCGGGCTGGCGGACCTGCGCACCGTGCCCAGCACCAGTTGCGAGCGGCTGGCGCAGCATGTCCACGACGCCGCTCAGGAGATTCTTCACGACGCCACCCAGGGACGTTGCTGGCTGAGTTCGGTGGAATGTTTCGAGCACAGTGCGAACAGCGCTCTGTTCGAGGCGCCTGATGCGGTCCAGCGCCAGACGGTCGCGGACGTCCTGCAGGCGGTGCTGCGGGAGATGAAATGA
- the ubiU gene encoding ubiquinone anaerobic biosynthesis protein UbiU, which yields MMGSIELVCPAGSPAMLKAAVEAGADSVYCGLRDETNARNFPGLNFSPEELAQAATWAHARGRKLLVAVNTFARAGQSARWRASVDAAATSGADAVILADLGLLAYARERWPDLRLHLSVQAAAGSPEAVRFYAQAYGVRRIVLPRVLSVQEVAALVRETEAETEAFVFGGLCVMAEGRCALSSYAARRSPNLCGVCSPPEAVSYTEEDEGLVSRLGGFALDQFAPGEKAGYPTLCKGRFEARGLLSYLFEDPVSLNAMSLLAGLKAAGVTAVKIEGRQRGKAYVARVAGAFRQAIDALDSGADPEAFAPLLTDLAEGGRETAGAYRKLWR from the coding sequence ATGATGGGGTCCATCGAACTCGTCTGTCCCGCCGGTTCGCCGGCGATGTTGAAAGCGGCCGTCGAGGCCGGCGCTGACAGCGTCTATTGCGGGCTGCGTGACGAAACCAACGCCCGCAATTTCCCCGGACTGAATTTCTCGCCCGAGGAACTGGCCCAGGCTGCGACTTGGGCCCACGCGCGCGGGCGAAAACTCCTCGTGGCGGTCAACACCTTTGCGCGGGCGGGACAAAGCGCCCGGTGGCGCGCCTCCGTCGACGCCGCCGCGACCTCGGGCGCCGATGCAGTGATCCTCGCCGATCTGGGGCTTTTGGCCTATGCGCGGGAGCGATGGCCGGATTTGCGACTGCACTTGTCTGTTCAGGCCGCGGCCGGATCCCCTGAAGCGGTCCGGTTCTACGCCCAGGCCTATGGCGTCCGCCGCATCGTCCTGCCGCGCGTCCTGAGCGTTCAGGAAGTCGCCGCTCTCGTTCGCGAGACAGAAGCCGAAACCGAAGCCTTCGTGTTCGGCGGCCTGTGCGTGATGGCTGAAGGGCGCTGCGCCCTGTCGTCTTACGCCGCCCGCCGCTCCCCCAATCTTTGCGGCGTCTGCTCGCCGCCCGAGGCGGTGTCCTATACCGAAGAGGACGAAGGCCTGGTTTCGAGACTGGGGGGCTTCGCGCTAGACCAGTTCGCCCCGGGCGAGAAGGCCGGATATCCCACCCTGTGCAAGGGACGGTTCGAGGCGCGCGGCCTGCTCTCCTATCTGTTCGAAGACCCCGTCAGTCTGAACGCCATGAGCCTTCTCGCCGGATTGAAGGCGGCGGGGGTCACGGCCGTGAAGATCGAAGGCCGCCAGAGGGGCAAGGCCTATGTCGCCCGTGTGGCCGGGGCCTTCCGCCAAGCGATCGACGCCCTGGATTCGGGCGCCGATCCCGAGGCCTTCGCCCCTCTGCTGACGGACCTCGCCGAAGGCGGGCGGGAGACGGCCGGCGCCTATAGAAAGTTGTGGAGATGA